Part of the Actinomycetota bacterium genome, CACGCGGTCCCGGCCGATCTGCGCCAAGGGTCGCTCGCGCTCGGCAACACGCGCTGGCAGACGGCCTACAAGGTGGTCGTGCCGTCGGCGTCGTCGGGGATACTCGCGGCCGTGATGCTCGGCTTGGGCCGCGCGATAGGCGAGACGATGGTCGTGCTGATGCTCGCCGGCAACTCCGGTGAGATCGCGGCCTCGCCGCTCGTGTCGGCCCGCACGCTCACCGGCACGATGGCCGGCGAGATGGGCGAGGTCGTCTTCGGCGGACTGCACTACTCGGTGCTGTTCGCCATGGGGCTGGTGCTGTTCGGCGCGACGTTCGCCGTGAACCTGGCGGCAGACGTCGTGCTCGAGCGGCAACGGAAGCGGTGGCGGCGATGACGCGCGCGCGCAGGGCGAGGGTCGCTGAGGCGGTCGCGCGCGTTGTGACGGGCGGGGCGGCGGCCGTCGCGCTGCTCTCGGTCGTGCTGGTGGTCGGCTACGTCCTCGTACGCGGCGCCGGATCGATCTCGTGGACGTTCCTCACCGACATCCCGCGCAAGAGCATGACCGCCGGCGGCATCTCGCCGGCGATCCTCGGCTCGTTCCTCTTGACCTCCGTCACGGCGTTCATCGCGCTGCCCGTCGGGGTCTCGGCGGGCGTCTACCTGTCCGAATACGCCCCGCGCAACACGGTGACCCGCGTGCTGCGGCTCGCGATCGCGAACATGGCTGGGGTGCCGTCCATCGTCTACGGCCTGTTCGGCCTCGCGCTGTTCGTCATCCAGTTCCACATGCGCAAGTCGGTGCTCGCCGGTTCGCTCACGCTGGCGTGCCTGACGCTGCCGGTGATCATCACCGCCACCGAGGAGGCGCTGCGGCAG contains:
- a CDS encoding phosphate ABC transporter, permease protein PstA; translated protein: MTRARRARVAEAVARVVTGGAAAVALLSVVLVVGYVLVRGAGSISWTFLTDIPRKSMTAGGISPAILGSFLLTSVTAFIALPVGVSAGVYLSEYAPRNTVTRVLRLAIANMAGVPSIVYGLFGLALFVIQFHMRKSVLAGSLTLACLTLPVIITATEEALRQ